The Sulfurimonas hydrogeniphila genome includes a window with the following:
- the glnA gene encoding type I glutamate--ammonia ligase has protein sequence MGKFVNNIEEFFTFCNENDVQFVDLRFSDIKGSWHHLTYRYSAVNAENLENGFPFDGSSVENWQPINKSDMLLKADVPTAFLDPFTADPTVILICDVYDIYKNELYERCPRSIAKKALKYAEEIGIADAAYFGPENEFFIFDDVKFVDNINEMGFKVDTEEGEWNSNTGYDEMYNTGHRPGTKGGYFPVAPTDSMVDMRAEMMQVLEQVGLEVVLGHHEVAQGQGEIGIVFGDIITAGDNVQKYKYVVKMIAHLNGKTATFMPKPLYGDNGNGMHVHQSLWKNGKNLFYKEGNYGNLSEMAIHYAGGIFKHAAAVAAFTNPSTNSYKRLIPGFEAPSILTYSSQNRSAACRIPYGAGEKATRIEMRFPDSSSCPYLAFAVMMMAGLDGIKHATIPVGPMDEDLFELSLDEIREKNIPQMPHTLREALEGLIADNEFLKPVFTSEFIEAYQHYKFERDVWPDEGRPTAYEFKTTYQC, from the coding sequence ATGGGAAAATTCGTTAATAACATAGAAGAGTTCTTTACATTTTGTAATGAAAATGATGTACAATTTGTAGATTTGAGATTTAGTGATATTAAAGGTTCATGGCACCACCTTACATACCGTTACAGTGCAGTAAATGCAGAAAATTTAGAAAACGGTTTCCCGTTTGACGGTTCTTCTGTCGAAAACTGGCAACCGATTAACAAATCGGACATGCTTTTAAAAGCAGATGTTCCGACTGCATTTCTTGATCCTTTTACTGCCGATCCTACTGTGATTCTTATCTGTGATGTATATGACATTTACAAAAATGAATTATATGAAAGATGTCCGCGTTCAATCGCAAAAAAAGCACTTAAATATGCTGAAGAGATCGGAATAGCTGATGCTGCATACTTTGGTCCGGAAAATGAATTTTTTATCTTTGATGATGTTAAATTTGTTGACAATATCAATGAAATGGGATTCAAAGTAGACACAGAAGAGGGTGAATGGAATTCAAACACCGGATATGACGAAATGTACAATACAGGTCACAGACCGGGAACAAAAGGCGGTTACTTCCCTGTAGCACCGACAGATTCTATGGTGGATATGCGTGCTGAAATGATGCAGGTGTTAGAGCAGGTTGGTCTTGAAGTTGTTCTTGGACACCACGAAGTTGCCCAGGGTCAAGGTGAAATCGGTATCGTTTTCGGTGACATCATCACTGCTGGTGACAATGTTCAAAAATACAAATATGTTGTAAAAATGATAGCGCACCTCAACGGTAAAACTGCTACATTTATGCCAAAACCATTATATGGTGACAACGGAAACGGAATGCATGTTCACCAGTCACTGTGGAAAAACGGCAAAAACCTTTTCTATAAAGAAGGCAATTATGGAAACCTAAGTGAAATGGCAATTCATTATGCAGGTGGGATCTTCAAACATGCTGCTGCAGTTGCTGCATTTACAAACCCGTCAACAAACTCATACAAACGTCTTATTCCTGGGTTTGAAGCACCAAGCATTTTGACTTACTCTTCTCAAAACCGCTCAGCTGCCTGTCGTATTCCGTATGGTGCAGGTGAAAAAGCAACACGTATTGAAATGAGATTCCCGGACTCTTCATCTTGTCCTTACCTTGCTTTTGCTGTAATGATGATGGCGGGACTAGACGGTATCAAACATGCTACAATCCCTGTCGGTCCGATGGATGAAGACCTGTTTGAACTTTCTCTTGATGAAATTCGTGAAAAAAACATTCCACAAATGCCGCACACACTTCGTGAAGCATTAGAAGGTCTTATTGCAGACAACGAATTCTTAAAGCCGGTATTTACATCTGAATTTATAGAAGCATACCAGCACTATAAATTTGAACGTGATGTATGGCCGGACGAAGGTCGCCCGACTGCATACGAATTCAAAACTACCTACCAGTGCTAA